From Channa argus isolate prfri chromosome 21, Channa argus male v1.0, whole genome shotgun sequence, one genomic window encodes:
- the LOC137106513 gene encoding solute carrier organic anion transporter family member 1C1-like isoform X1, whose protein sequence is MSVESKKTCDACSSKLKLFLASLAFVYFAKAFSGSYMKSSITQIERRFNIPSSLTGLIDGSFEIGNLLVIAFVSYFGAKLHRPRIIAIGCFIMAVGSFITALPHFFQGKYKYETSVSHIKSVNNTESILPCMSNHSMTDTDKINDLDAQTACEKAAGSSMWIYVFLGNMLRGIGETPIMPLGVSYLDDFSSEENTPFYLACIHTVGILGPVVGFMLGSFFSKIYVDIGSVDLDAITINYKDSRWVGAWWLGFIVTGTVALLSGIPFLFLPKRISKQGQEQSQSKTTELSTVAEQENFLAQENYEHGAKEKPVKFRELARDFIPSLKRLFSNSVFSMLILTYLVAVNGFIGMITFMPKYMEQIFGQSASKSTFLIGTLNLPAVAFGMITGGFVLKRFKLGVVGAARMSMIASFGSFCLLATQVFIHCDNAEVAGLTVSYQGVPQVSYNQQTLLSQCNTGCSCPVKHWDPVCSDNGLTYSSPCLAGCQTSTNAGKEMVFHNCTCVREKMTPGMNMSAVLGQCPRRSDCDYKFKIYMILSVLGSFISASGGTPGYIVVLRSIHQDLKSLALGMQTLIVRTLGGIPPPIYFGLLIDRTCLKWGTNPCGGHGACRFYDANTFRITFIGVITGLHSLSNILWGCVYFNIIKRQKKLTLMKEAKENALDDNGLGNGHARISIAKDIDRESTI, encoded by the exons ATGAGTGTAGAGTCCAAAAAAACATGTGATGCTTGTAGCTCCAAGCTCAAG CTCTTCCTGGCTTCTTTGGCTTTTGTATATTTTGCCAAAGCGTTTAGTGGCTCCTATATGAAGAGCTCCATCACACAGATTGAAAGGCGCTTTAACATCCCCAGCTCCCTCACTGGACTCATTGATGGCAGCTTTGAGATAG GCAACCTGTTGGTAATAGCTTTTGTGAGCTACTTTGGTGCCAAGCTCCACCGTCCCAGGATAATCGCTATTGGCTGCTTCATCATGGCTGTAGGATCTTTCATCACAGCCCTGCCTCACTTCTTCCAGGGGAA GTATAAATATGAGACCAGTGTGTCTCACATCAAAAGTGTCAACAACACTGAGAGCATCCTGCCCTGTATGTCCAACCACAGCATGACTGATACAGATAAGATAAATGATTTAGATGCCCAAACAG CTTGTGAAAAGGCAGCTGGCTCATCTATGTGGATCTATGTGTTTTTGGGAAACATGCTGCGTGGGATTGGAGAGACTCCCATCATGCCTTTGGGAGTGTCCTACCTGGATGATTTCTCCAGCGAGGAGAACACTCCTTTCTATTTGG CCTGTATCCATACAGTGGGAATCTTAGGACCTGTGGTCGGGTTCATGCTTGGGTCCTTCTTTTCTAAGATCTACGTTGACATTGGATCTGTAGATTTAG ACGCTATCACCATCAACTATAAAGACTCCCGCTGGGTCGGGGCTTGGTGGCTGGGCTTCATCGTGACTGGCACAGTGGCCTTGCTGTCTGGCATCCCGTTCTTGTTCCTGCCAAAGCGTATATCCAAGCAGGGCCAAGAACAGAGCCAAAGTAAAACCACAGAGCTTTCCACAGTGGCAGAGCAGGAGAACTTCCTGGCGCAAGAAAACTATGAGCATGGGGCAAAGGAGAAGCCAGTTAAATTCCGGGAGCTGGCTAGAG ATTTCATTCCATCTCTAAAGCGACTCTTCAGTAATAGCGTCTTCTCAATGTTGATCCTCACCTACCTGGTGGCTGTCAACGGCTTCATTGGCATGATCACCTTCATGCCAAAGTACATGGAGCAAATCTTTGGCCAATCAGCCTCCAAGTCCACTTTCCTCATAG GTACACTGAACCTGCCAGCAGTAGCTTTTGGCATGATCACCGGAGGTTTTGTCCTGAAGCGTTTCAAACTGGGTGTTGTCGGGGCAGCCAGAATGTCCATGATTGCCTCTTTCGGGTCCTTTTGCCTGCTGGCCACTCAGGTCTTCATTCACTGCGATAATGCAGAGGTGGCTGGTCTCACTGTCTCGTATCAAGG GGTTCCTCAAGTGTCGTACAACCAACAGACTCTGCTGTCTCAGTGTAATACGGGCTGCTCCTGCCCAGTCAAGCACTGGGACCCAGTGTGCTCTGACAATGGCTTGACATATTCTTCGCCCTGTCTGGCCGGGTGCCAGACCTCCACAAATGCTGGCAAGGAAATG GTGTTTCACAACTGTACCTGCGTGAGGGAAAAGATGACTCCAGGCATGAACATGTCTGCAGTACTGGGTCAGTGCCCCAGGAGAAGTGACTGTGACTACAAATTTAAGATCTACATGATTTTGTCCGTTTTGGGGTCCTTCATTTCTGCCAGTGGGGGAACGCCAGGATACATCGTAGTGCTCAG GTCCATACACCAGGACCTGAAGTCATTGGCTTTGGGTATGCAGACACTGATAGTGAGAACTCTAG GTGGGATACCTCCTCCCATTTATTTCGGGCTGCTGATTGACCGAACCTGTTTGAAGTGGGGCACCAACCCGTGTGGAGGTCATGGAGCATGCAGATTCTATGATGCTAACACATTTAG GATAACATTCATCGGTGTCATTACTGGGCTCCACTCCCTATCCAACATACTGTGGGGATGCGTCTACTTTAATATTATCAAAAGACAGAAGAAGTTAACACTGATGAAAGAGGccaaagaaaatgcactggATGATAACGGGCTGGGCAATGGACATGCCAGAATCAGTATTGCCAAAGACATAGACCGGGAAAGCACTATATAA
- the LOC137106513 gene encoding solute carrier organic anion transporter family member 1C1-like isoform X2 — protein MSVESKKTCDACSSKLKLFLASLAFVYFAKAFSGSYMKSSITQIERRFNIPSSLTGLIDGSFEIGNLLVIAFVSYFGAKLHRPRIIAIGCFIMAVGSFITALPHFFQGKYKYETSVSHIKSVNNTESILPCMSNHSMTDTDKINDLDAQTACEKAAGSSMWIYVFLGNMLRGIGETPIMPLGVSYLDDFSSEENTPFYLACIHTVGILGPVVGFMLGSFFSKIYVDIGSVDLDFIPSLKRLFSNSVFSMLILTYLVAVNGFIGMITFMPKYMEQIFGQSASKSTFLIGTLNLPAVAFGMITGGFVLKRFKLGVVGAARMSMIASFGSFCLLATQVFIHCDNAEVAGLTVSYQGVPQVSYNQQTLLSQCNTGCSCPVKHWDPVCSDNGLTYSSPCLAGCQTSTNAGKEMVFHNCTCVREKMTPGMNMSAVLGQCPRRSDCDYKFKIYMILSVLGSFISASGGTPGYIVVLRSIHQDLKSLALGMQTLIVRTLGGIPPPIYFGLLIDRTCLKWGTNPCGGHGACRFYDANTFRITFIGVITGLHSLSNILWGCVYFNIIKRQKKLTLMKEAKENALDDNGLGNGHARISIAKDIDRESTI, from the exons ATGAGTGTAGAGTCCAAAAAAACATGTGATGCTTGTAGCTCCAAGCTCAAG CTCTTCCTGGCTTCTTTGGCTTTTGTATATTTTGCCAAAGCGTTTAGTGGCTCCTATATGAAGAGCTCCATCACACAGATTGAAAGGCGCTTTAACATCCCCAGCTCCCTCACTGGACTCATTGATGGCAGCTTTGAGATAG GCAACCTGTTGGTAATAGCTTTTGTGAGCTACTTTGGTGCCAAGCTCCACCGTCCCAGGATAATCGCTATTGGCTGCTTCATCATGGCTGTAGGATCTTTCATCACAGCCCTGCCTCACTTCTTCCAGGGGAA GTATAAATATGAGACCAGTGTGTCTCACATCAAAAGTGTCAACAACACTGAGAGCATCCTGCCCTGTATGTCCAACCACAGCATGACTGATACAGATAAGATAAATGATTTAGATGCCCAAACAG CTTGTGAAAAGGCAGCTGGCTCATCTATGTGGATCTATGTGTTTTTGGGAAACATGCTGCGTGGGATTGGAGAGACTCCCATCATGCCTTTGGGAGTGTCCTACCTGGATGATTTCTCCAGCGAGGAGAACACTCCTTTCTATTTGG CCTGTATCCATACAGTGGGAATCTTAGGACCTGTGGTCGGGTTCATGCTTGGGTCCTTCTTTTCTAAGATCTACGTTGACATTGGATCTGTAGATTTAG ATTTCATTCCATCTCTAAAGCGACTCTTCAGTAATAGCGTCTTCTCAATGTTGATCCTCACCTACCTGGTGGCTGTCAACGGCTTCATTGGCATGATCACCTTCATGCCAAAGTACATGGAGCAAATCTTTGGCCAATCAGCCTCCAAGTCCACTTTCCTCATAG GTACACTGAACCTGCCAGCAGTAGCTTTTGGCATGATCACCGGAGGTTTTGTCCTGAAGCGTTTCAAACTGGGTGTTGTCGGGGCAGCCAGAATGTCCATGATTGCCTCTTTCGGGTCCTTTTGCCTGCTGGCCACTCAGGTCTTCATTCACTGCGATAATGCAGAGGTGGCTGGTCTCACTGTCTCGTATCAAGG GGTTCCTCAAGTGTCGTACAACCAACAGACTCTGCTGTCTCAGTGTAATACGGGCTGCTCCTGCCCAGTCAAGCACTGGGACCCAGTGTGCTCTGACAATGGCTTGACATATTCTTCGCCCTGTCTGGCCGGGTGCCAGACCTCCACAAATGCTGGCAAGGAAATG GTGTTTCACAACTGTACCTGCGTGAGGGAAAAGATGACTCCAGGCATGAACATGTCTGCAGTACTGGGTCAGTGCCCCAGGAGAAGTGACTGTGACTACAAATTTAAGATCTACATGATTTTGTCCGTTTTGGGGTCCTTCATTTCTGCCAGTGGGGGAACGCCAGGATACATCGTAGTGCTCAG GTCCATACACCAGGACCTGAAGTCATTGGCTTTGGGTATGCAGACACTGATAGTGAGAACTCTAG GTGGGATACCTCCTCCCATTTATTTCGGGCTGCTGATTGACCGAACCTGTTTGAAGTGGGGCACCAACCCGTGTGGAGGTCATGGAGCATGCAGATTCTATGATGCTAACACATTTAG GATAACATTCATCGGTGTCATTACTGGGCTCCACTCCCTATCCAACATACTGTGGGGATGCGTCTACTTTAATATTATCAAAAGACAGAAGAAGTTAACACTGATGAAAGAGGccaaagaaaatgcactggATGATAACGGGCTGGGCAATGGACATGCCAGAATCAGTATTGCCAAAGACATAGACCGGGAAAGCACTATATAA